The Acanthochromis polyacanthus isolate Apoly-LR-REF ecotype Palm Island chromosome 17, KAUST_Apoly_ChrSc, whole genome shotgun sequence genome has a window encoding:
- the znrd2 gene encoding protein ZNRD2 isoform X3, whose product MALNGEKFVVACFCKDSKWTSRSHYHCPHCKFRAFTRSAVFKKHLKSKHGIQSHMRREKASMIYKKVENSTGESKDEQMGVLKELQSWEGDEDFEWEPPSEAEMKVIQARRERQDKISKLMGDYLLKGYKMLGDCCDVCGTILLQDRQQKKYCVSCQELDSDIDKDNPALNAQAALSQVRERQLAAQSPAPSQTPELNGGPSNGQPSVSVPQPRPEHCEGAAAGGRALLPPPAVPPPPAAPSTTALAPTRPAVCPQNPALRPVLQEAEEAVLTKLRWATTQLQGAASLEASIQLCSLITSCASSLRSLKELSQ is encoded by the exons ATGGCTTTGAATGGAG agaaattTGTGGTGGCATGCTTCTGCAAAGACAGCAAATGGACCTCAAGAAGCCATTACCACTGCCCACACTGCAAATTCAGAGCCTTTACGCGCTCAGCAGTGTTCAAAAAACACTTAAAGTCAAAACATG GCATTCAATCACACATGAGACGAG AAAAGGCAAGCATGATATACAAAAAAGTTGAGAACAGTACAGGGGAGTCCAAAGATGAACAAATGGGAGTCCTCAAAGAACTGCAGAGCTGGGAGG GTGACGAGGACTTTGAGTGGGAGCCTCCGTCAGAGGCAGAGATGAAGGTGATCCAGGCTCGCAGGGAGCGACAAGACAAAATCAGTAAGCTGATGGGAGATTACCTGCTGAAGGGATACAAGATGCTGGGAGACTGCTGCGATGTGTGTGGG ACTATCCTCCTTCaggacagacagcagaaaaaatACTGTGTCTCATGTCAGGAGCTGGACTCTGATATTGACAAGGACAACCCTG CTCTGAATGCCCAGGCTGCGTTGTCCCAGGTGAGAGAGAGGCAGCTTGCCGCCCAGTCCCCTGCACCGTCCCAGACCCCTGAACTCAATGGTGGTCCTTCCAACGGTCAGCCAAGCGTGTCAGTTCCTCAGCCCAGACCAGAGCACTGTGAGGGGGCTGCTGCAGGTGGAAGAGCCCTTCTGCCTCCGCCTGCcgtccctcctcctccagctgctccctCCACCACAGCCCTGGCGCCCACTCGTCCCGCCGTTTGTCCACAGAACCCTGCCCTCCGGCCCGTGTTGCAAGAAGCTGAGGAAGCTGTTCTCACCAAACTCCGCTGGGCCACTACCCAGTTGCAGGGCGCAGCCTCCCTGGAGGCGAGTATCCAGCTCTGCAGCCTCATCACCAGCTGTGCCAGCTCACTGCGCAGCCTCAAGGAGCTCAGCCAGTAA
- the znrd2 gene encoding protein ZNRD2 isoform X4 — translation MALNGGDEDFEWEPPSEAEMKVIQARRERQDKISKLMGDYLLKGYKMLGDCCDVCGTILLQDRQQKKYCVSCQELDSDIDKDNPALNAQAALSQVRERQLAAQSPAPSQTPELNGGPSNGQPSVSVPQPRPEHCEGAAAGGRALLPPPAVPPPPAAPSTTALAPTRPAVCPQNPALRPVLQEAEEAVLTKLRWATTQLQGAASLEASIQLCSLITSCASSLRSLKELSQ, via the exons ATGGCTTTGAATGGAG GTGACGAGGACTTTGAGTGGGAGCCTCCGTCAGAGGCAGAGATGAAGGTGATCCAGGCTCGCAGGGAGCGACAAGACAAAATCAGTAAGCTGATGGGAGATTACCTGCTGAAGGGATACAAGATGCTGGGAGACTGCTGCGATGTGTGTGGG ACTATCCTCCTTCaggacagacagcagaaaaaatACTGTGTCTCATGTCAGGAGCTGGACTCTGATATTGACAAGGACAACCCTG CTCTGAATGCCCAGGCTGCGTTGTCCCAGGTGAGAGAGAGGCAGCTTGCCGCCCAGTCCCCTGCACCGTCCCAGACCCCTGAACTCAATGGTGGTCCTTCCAACGGTCAGCCAAGCGTGTCAGTTCCTCAGCCCAGACCAGAGCACTGTGAGGGGGCTGCTGCAGGTGGAAGAGCCCTTCTGCCTCCGCCTGCcgtccctcctcctccagctgctccctCCACCACAGCCCTGGCGCCCACTCGTCCCGCCGTTTGTCCACAGAACCCTGCCCTCCGGCCCGTGTTGCAAGAAGCTGAGGAAGCTGTTCTCACCAAACTCCGCTGGGCCACTACCCAGTTGCAGGGCGCAGCCTCCCTGGAGGCGAGTATCCAGCTCTGCAGCCTCATCACCAGCTGTGCCAGCTCACTGCGCAGCCTCAAGGAGCTCAGCCAGTAA
- the znrd2 gene encoding protein ZNRD2 isoform X1 yields the protein MEMEGSHQMFCDMESLLACVGSQCIFCTGKELANISHLSKKHLKDAVYFNINNEEKFVVACFCKDSKWTSRSHYHCPHCKFRAFTRSAVFKKHLKSKHGIQSHMRREKASMIYKKVENSTGESKDEQMGVLKELQSWEGDEDFEWEPPSEAEMKVIQARRERQDKISKLMGDYLLKGYKMLGDCCDVCGTILLQDRQQKKYCVSCQELDSDIDKDNPALNAQAALSQVRERQLAAQSPAPSQTPELNGGPSNGQPSVSVPQPRPEHCEGAAAGGRALLPPPAVPPPPAAPSTTALAPTRPAVCPQNPALRPVLQEAEEAVLTKLRWATTQLQGAASLEASIQLCSLITSCASSLRSLKELSQ from the exons ATGGAAATGGAAG GTTCTCATCAGATGTTCTGTGATATGGAGTCATTGTTGGCCTGTGTTGGTTCACAGTGCATTTTCTGCACAGGAAAAGAACTAGCCAACATAAGTCATCTTAGTAAAAAGCATCTTAAGgatgctgtttattttaatataaacaATGAAG agaaattTGTGGTGGCATGCTTCTGCAAAGACAGCAAATGGACCTCAAGAAGCCATTACCACTGCCCACACTGCAAATTCAGAGCCTTTACGCGCTCAGCAGTGTTCAAAAAACACTTAAAGTCAAAACATG GCATTCAATCACACATGAGACGAG AAAAGGCAAGCATGATATACAAAAAAGTTGAGAACAGTACAGGGGAGTCCAAAGATGAACAAATGGGAGTCCTCAAAGAACTGCAGAGCTGGGAGG GTGACGAGGACTTTGAGTGGGAGCCTCCGTCAGAGGCAGAGATGAAGGTGATCCAGGCTCGCAGGGAGCGACAAGACAAAATCAGTAAGCTGATGGGAGATTACCTGCTGAAGGGATACAAGATGCTGGGAGACTGCTGCGATGTGTGTGGG ACTATCCTCCTTCaggacagacagcagaaaaaatACTGTGTCTCATGTCAGGAGCTGGACTCTGATATTGACAAGGACAACCCTG CTCTGAATGCCCAGGCTGCGTTGTCCCAGGTGAGAGAGAGGCAGCTTGCCGCCCAGTCCCCTGCACCGTCCCAGACCCCTGAACTCAATGGTGGTCCTTCCAACGGTCAGCCAAGCGTGTCAGTTCCTCAGCCCAGACCAGAGCACTGTGAGGGGGCTGCTGCAGGTGGAAGAGCCCTTCTGCCTCCGCCTGCcgtccctcctcctccagctgctccctCCACCACAGCCCTGGCGCCCACTCGTCCCGCCGTTTGTCCACAGAACCCTGCCCTCCGGCCCGTGTTGCAAGAAGCTGAGGAAGCTGTTCTCACCAAACTCCGCTGGGCCACTACCCAGTTGCAGGGCGCAGCCTCCCTGGAGGCGAGTATCCAGCTCTGCAGCCTCATCACCAGCTGTGCCAGCTCACTGCGCAGCCTCAAGGAGCTCAGCCAGTAA
- the znrd2 gene encoding protein ZNRD2 isoform X2 has protein sequence MEMEGSHQMFCDMESLLACVGSQCIFCTGKELANISHLSKKHLKDAVYFNINNEEKFVVACFCKDSKWTSRSHYHCPHCKFRAFTRSAVFKKHLKSKHGDEDFEWEPPSEAEMKVIQARRERQDKISKLMGDYLLKGYKMLGDCCDVCGTILLQDRQQKKYCVSCQELDSDIDKDNPALNAQAALSQVRERQLAAQSPAPSQTPELNGGPSNGQPSVSVPQPRPEHCEGAAAGGRALLPPPAVPPPPAAPSTTALAPTRPAVCPQNPALRPVLQEAEEAVLTKLRWATTQLQGAASLEASIQLCSLITSCASSLRSLKELSQ, from the exons ATGGAAATGGAAG GTTCTCATCAGATGTTCTGTGATATGGAGTCATTGTTGGCCTGTGTTGGTTCACAGTGCATTTTCTGCACAGGAAAAGAACTAGCCAACATAAGTCATCTTAGTAAAAAGCATCTTAAGgatgctgtttattttaatataaacaATGAAG agaaattTGTGGTGGCATGCTTCTGCAAAGACAGCAAATGGACCTCAAGAAGCCATTACCACTGCCCACACTGCAAATTCAGAGCCTTTACGCGCTCAGCAGTGTTCAAAAAACACTTAAAGTCAAAACATG GTGACGAGGACTTTGAGTGGGAGCCTCCGTCAGAGGCAGAGATGAAGGTGATCCAGGCTCGCAGGGAGCGACAAGACAAAATCAGTAAGCTGATGGGAGATTACCTGCTGAAGGGATACAAGATGCTGGGAGACTGCTGCGATGTGTGTGGG ACTATCCTCCTTCaggacagacagcagaaaaaatACTGTGTCTCATGTCAGGAGCTGGACTCTGATATTGACAAGGACAACCCTG CTCTGAATGCCCAGGCTGCGTTGTCCCAGGTGAGAGAGAGGCAGCTTGCCGCCCAGTCCCCTGCACCGTCCCAGACCCCTGAACTCAATGGTGGTCCTTCCAACGGTCAGCCAAGCGTGTCAGTTCCTCAGCCCAGACCAGAGCACTGTGAGGGGGCTGCTGCAGGTGGAAGAGCCCTTCTGCCTCCGCCTGCcgtccctcctcctccagctgctccctCCACCACAGCCCTGGCGCCCACTCGTCCCGCCGTTTGTCCACAGAACCCTGCCCTCCGGCCCGTGTTGCAAGAAGCTGAGGAAGCTGTTCTCACCAAACTCCGCTGGGCCACTACCCAGTTGCAGGGCGCAGCCTCCCTGGAGGCGAGTATCCAGCTCTGCAGCCTCATCACCAGCTGTGCCAGCTCACTGCGCAGCCTCAAGGAGCTCAGCCAGTAA
- the arr3a gene encoding arrestin 3a, retinal (X-arrestin), producing the protein MAKIFKKTSGNGGLTLYLGKRDYVDHVSSVDKVDGVVKLDPADFGDRKVFVHLACAFRYGSDDLDVMGLCFRKDIWGQFVQIHPPVDKPALSAMHETLLKKAGDGAQPFSFEIPTNLPCSVSLQPGPDDKGKACGVDFEVKTYLAMEKNNPDEKIEKKDTARLIIRKIQYAPSQVGAGPKADICKSFMMSDKPVHLEASMEKDLYFHGEDIPIKIKIKNESNKTVKKLKITVDQTTDIVLYSADKYTKAVFTQEFGETVEPNGSFDNTLTIKPLLSENKEKRGLALDGRLKDEDTNLASTTMLREGVEKDVLGILVSYKIKINLMVAGGGLLGGLTASDVTVELPLMLMHPKPEE; encoded by the exons ATGGCAAA GATTTTCAAGAAGACCAGCGGAAATGGAGGA CTGACCCTCTACCTGGGGAAGAGAGATTATGTGGACCATGTATCCTCAGTGGACAAAGTCG ATGGTGTTGTGAAGCTGGACCCTGCAGATTTTGGAGACAGGAAAG TGTTCGTGCACCTGGCATGTGCCTTCCGCTACGGCAGTGACGACTTGGATGTGATGGGCCTTTGCTTCAGGAAGGACATATGGGGCCAATTTGTCCAGATCCACCCTCCTGTAGACAAGCCTGCTCTGTCCGCCATGCATGAAACCCTGCTGAAGAAGGCTGGAGACGGCGCACAGCCTTTCTCTTTTGAA ATTCCCACCAACCTGCCGTGCTCAGTCTCTCTGCAGCCTGGACCTGACGACAAGGGGAAG GCCTGCGGTGTCGACTTTGAGGTCAAAACCTACCTTGCCATGGAAAAGAACAACCCTGATGAGAAGATTGAGAAGAA GGACACTGCTCGCCTTATCATCCGCAAAATCCAGTACGCCCCGTCTCAGGTGGGCGCCGGGCCAAAAGCTGATATCTGCAAAAGCTTCATGATGTCTGACAAGCCTGTTCACCTAGAAGCTTCAATGGAGAAAGAT CTCTACTTCCACGGTGAAGACATCCcaatcaaaatcaaaatcaaaaacgagagcaacaaaacagtcaaaaaactcaaaatcactG TGGACCAAACCACAGACATTGTCCTCTACTCAGCAGACAAATACACCAAGGCTGTTTTTACCCAAGAGTTCGG AGAGACTGTGGAGCCCAACGGCAGCTTTGACAACACTCTGACCATCAAGCCCCTGCTGtctgaaaacaaagagaagagagGTCTGGCGCTGGATGGTCGACTGAAGGATGAGGACACTAATTTGGCCTCAACCACAAT GCTGCGAGAGGGTGTAGAGAAGGATGTGTTGGGGATCCTGGTTTCCTACAAGATTAAAATTAACCTCATGGTGGCCGGAGGAGG CCTGCTGGGCGGCCTCACTGCCAG tgaCGTCACAGTGGAATTGCCACTGATGCTCATGCACCCCAAGCCtgaag AGTAA